Below is a genomic region from Mesorhizobium sp. NZP2298.
ACACCGGCAAGCGGCTGATCGACGGTCCGGCCGGCATGTGGTGCGTCAATGTCGGCCACCGCCGCGAGGAACTGGCGAAGGTGATGTACGACCAGGCGATGGCGTTGTCCTACAACACGCCCTGGTACACGATGAACGCGCCATCGGCGGAGCTTGCCATGCGCATCGCCGGCCATGCGCCGGGCGATCTCAGCCATGTCTTCTACACCACTGGCGGCTCTTCGGCCGTGGAGACGGCACTGCGCTTCATGCAGTTCTATAACAATGTGCGCGGTCGCCCGGAAAAGAAGCTGATCCTCTCGCGCGGCGGTGCCTATCACGGCTCGACCTATCTGTCGGCCTCGCTCAACGGCCGCCCGCGCGACCGCGACTGGATGGATGGTGCCGACGAGCTGGTGATCAAGCTGTCCTCGCCCGATCCGTTCCGCCGTCCGCAAGGCATGAGCCTTGCCGCCTTCACCGATTTCCTCGTCGACCAGTTCCGCGACACGGTCGCCCGTGTCTGCGCCGACAGAATAGGCGCCTTCGTCGGCGAGCCGGTGCAGGCCTCCGGCGGCGTCGTCGTGCCGCCCGATGGCTATCTCGGACGCATCCGCGAGATCTGCCGCGACAACGACATCCTCTATGTCTCCGACGAGGTGGTGACGGGCTTTGGCCGGCTTGGCCATGTCTTCGCCTCGGGCGACGTGTTCGGCATCGACCCCGACATGATCACCTTCGCCAAGGGCGTCACCTCGGGCTATTTTCCGCTCGGTGGCGTCATCATCTCGGAACGGCTGCTTGAAGAACTGCGCCGCTCGAACCATCCCGATGCGATGTTCGGCCACGGCCTGACCTACACCAGCCATCCCGTCGGTTGCGCCGTGGCGCTGAAGAACCTCGACCTGCTGGAAGAAGGCGTGCTTGCGCACACGCAGGCGGTCGCCCCCTATTTCCAGGCGCAGCTGAAGACGCTGGAAGAATTGCCGTTGGTCGGCGAGGTGCGCGGCGTGGGGCTGATGGGCTGCGTCGAATGCGTCGCCGACCGCGACAGCAAGGACCCGCTGCAACTTGACAAGGATGTCGGCAAACGCATCGACGCCCATTGCCATGAGCTTGGCCTGCTGGTGCGTCCGCTGATCAACATGTGCGTGATGTCGCCGCCGCTGATCATCACGCGCGAGCAGATCGACGATATGGTCGGAATCCTGCGCGAAGGCATTTCACGCACGATGGATGACTTGCGTCGGGAAGGCGTGTGGCAGGGGTAAGGCTGACCTTCTCCCCGTTTCACGGGCGTGAACGTCTGTTGGGCCATCCGAGCCCAGCAGTGCAACGCGTCCCGAGCTCCAAATTGCGCGACCCGACCGGCACGGTGAAGCCGTGCGTAACCAGGTCCTTCCCGATCTGAAGGCCGATGCCCTGGTTGGCCCCGGTGACCGGGGCGACGGGTTTGTCCTGCATGGCGATCTCCTCCGGTCTTCCGGATCTATGCAGCAGCGCGTTCGCCGGCAGGCCGGCGGCGCAGATCGGCTTGCAGGATCG
It encodes:
- a CDS encoding aminotransferase; translation: MAAARDLRATETAEAGGDDAIELAKHHLIQPWPYAGSVGAEARALIGEGDGIYITDNTGKRLIDGPAGMWCVNVGHRREELAKVMYDQAMALSYNTPWYTMNAPSAELAMRIAGHAPGDLSHVFYTTGGSSAVETALRFMQFYNNVRGRPEKKLILSRGGAYHGSTYLSASLNGRPRDRDWMDGADELVIKLSSPDPFRRPQGMSLAAFTDFLVDQFRDTVARVCADRIGAFVGEPVQASGGVVVPPDGYLGRIREICRDNDILYVSDEVVTGFGRLGHVFASGDVFGIDPDMITFAKGVTSGYFPLGGVIISERLLEELRRSNHPDAMFGHGLTYTSHPVGCAVALKNLDLLEEGVLAHTQAVAPYFQAQLKTLEELPLVGEVRGVGLMGCVECVADRDSKDPLQLDKDVGKRIDAHCHELGLLVRPLINMCVMSPPLIITREQIDDMVGILREGISRTMDDLRREGVWQG